The Crocosphaera sp. UHCC 0190 genomic interval TATCGGTTAAACGGTTTAATAACCTTACCATTTGTTGGGCAATTTGTTCAAAATCATCGGCTTTTTTAAAGTTTCTATCTACTAATAATTGTTGAATTTGCCAGTCAAACCAAAGAGGCGCATTTTCAATTAATTTTTGATATTGTTCTAATCCATCTTTATGAGTTTTGATGAATTCATCAGCATCTTTCCCATCAGGAAGATTCAATATTTTTAGGTTAACTTGACCCGAATAAATTAACGATTCAATATCATTAATTGCTCTTTCTGTCGCCTTAATTCCAGCTTTATCTGCATCAAAATTAAAGATAACTTGTTTTGATTCTGTATACCTTAATAACTGTTTTAATTGTGCTTGGGTAAAGGCAGTTCCCAAAGAAGCAACGGTATTGGTAATTCCTACTTCATGAAGGGCGATCGCATCGAAATAACCTTCTACAACCACCGCTTTATCAAAAGATCTAATACTATTTTTTGCTTGATCTAAGGCAAATAATGTCTGACTTTTATCAAATAAAGGGGTTTCGGGAGAGTTAAGATATTTCGGTTCTTCATCGCTTAAGGTTCGTCCTCCAAACCCTATAATACGCCCTTGAATATCTTTAATCGGAATCATCAAACGATCCCGAAATCTATCATAATATCCACTACCTTTTTGACGAGATTTAATTAATCCTGCTGCTTCAACTATGGCAACAGGATAACGTTTTTGTTCCACTAAATAACGATAAAGAGTTTCCCATCCTGCGGGAGAATATCCTAACTGAAACTGTTGAATAGTTTCTGATTTTAATTGCCGTTTTGTGGTAAGATAATTAAGAGATATTTCGCCTTGAGGTTGAGAAAGTGCGTGTTGATAAAAGTTAGCAGTGACCGCTAATATTTCGTAAAGTTGTTCCCTTAAAGAGAGTTCTTTTTGTAATTCTTGACGTTGTTGGGGTTCCAAGGTTTTGATCGGAACTTGATAGCGTCTTGCTAATTCAAAAACAACCTGACTAAAAGATTGTTTTCCCACTTCCATGAGAAATTTAATCCCATTTCCCCCTTCTCCACACCCAAAACAATAATAAAGTTGTTTACTCGGACTAACACTAAAACTAGGAGTTTTTTCATCATGAAACGGACATAACCCTACATAGTCTTTTCCTCGTTTTTTAAGCACCACATAATCAGAGATGACATCATAAATGTCAACCCGTTGTTTAACTTCTTCGAGGGTATCAGGATGTAAACGAGGAACGTCCATTTTTCAGATTCAGGGAACTATAATAAAAGTAAGTTAGAAATCAAAGGAAGTCAGGGTTATGAGTTTAACTTTAACACAAAGTCTCCAGCAAATTGAAACCCTTCTTAGTTTATCTCAAATACAAGATAATGACCCTGAACAAGTATTAATAATGAATAATGAATAATTGCTGAAAAGTTGTTACATAAAAAAGATTTAACTATTTTTTTAATTCAATCAATAGTTAAATCTCCTGAAAATAACCAATAACAGGACAAAATTA includes:
- the dnaG gene encoding DNA primase; translated protein: MDVPRLHPDTLEEVKQRVDIYDVISDYVVLKKRGKDYVGLCPFHDEKTPSFSVSPSKQLYYCFGCGEGGNGIKFLMEVGKQSFSQVVFELARRYQVPIKTLEPQQRQELQKELSLREQLYEILAVTANFYQHALSQPQGEISLNYLTTKRQLKSETIQQFQLGYSPAGWETLYRYLVEQKRYPVAIVEAAGLIKSRQKGSGYYDRFRDRLMIPIKDIQGRIIGFGGRTLSDEEPKYLNSPETPLFDKSQTLFALDQAKNSIRSFDKAVVVEGYFDAIALHEVGITNTVASLGTAFTQAQLKQLLRYTESKQVIFNFDADKAGIKATERAINDIESLIYSGQVNLKILNLPDGKDADEFIKTHKDGLEQYQKLIENAPLWFDWQIQQLLVDRNFKKADDFEQIAQQMVRLLNRLTDSNKRAYYTAYCAEILSQGEVRLLTPYFKKLETQLSKPQRTSSAKQSSLSLKAANTSEDSLLEEAEKTLLRIYLHYPEYRQEILNKLEAKNLFFSLAHYRFLWQQILEIEQQITDKNSLDSNTLITQLQEKILQSSQSLDKINQILHLTETKQQDDSSRCSLEIDAALISLEKVSLEKYRLYCYKKYKSINEKEDPNTYQFYVDEHSICRQKIWKLDSLRSFSQLDIHGTG